GTTGTGGCGACTATGAACGCAAGGAGCCTTTTGAACTTCTTTAAACACAGGTGCTGCAACAGGGCCCAGTGGGAGATAAAGGAGCTGGCAATACAGATGCTTGTGCTTGTGCTTGAAGTCTCGCCTGAGATCTTCAAAAATGCAGGGCCGGGATGTGCAAATGGCCCATGTCCCGAAGGCAGAATGACATGCGGAAAGATTTCGGAAGTCAGAGAGTATTTTAAAAACTTAAAGGGAGAGATTCGGAATGGATAGAAATGACCTGGTAGAGGGAAGAAATCCTGTTATAGAGGCGCTAAAATCTGAGGAGAGGTCGGTAGAGAAGCTGTTCGTATCCAAAGGAGAGAACAAGGGTTCCGTGAACAAGATACTTGGAATGGCCAAAGACAAGAAGATACAGATAGAGCATGTGGACCGTTCGAAGCTAGACGAGATGACAGAGGGCAAATCCCATCAAGGTGTTGTTGCGCTTGTATCTCCTTACAAATACAAGGAGCTTGAAGATATTTTCGAAACAGCATCAGAAAGAGGCGAAGACCCGTTTATACTGATACTCGACGGGATAGAGGATGTGCACAACTTCGGGGCCATAGTCAGAACTGCCGAGTGTGCAGGGGTTCACGGTGTGATAATACCCAAGAGAAGGTCTGCAAGTGTAAACTCCACTGTGCTAAAGACTTCTGCCGGAGCGGTTGAGTATATGAACATAGTCAAGGTCACAAATTTGGCAGCCACTATAGACGAGCTAAAGTCCAGAGGTGTTTGGATATACGGAGCTGATATGGACGGAGAGTACTACTATGACATGAACCTGAAGGGGCCTATTGCACTTGTCGTAGGGAGCGAAGGCAAGGGAATGAGCAGGCTCACAAAAGAGAAATGCGACGCGCTTGTAAAAATACCTATGTCGGGCAAGATATCTTCGCTAAACGCCTCTGTGGCTTCGTCTATAGTGATATATGAAGT
This is a stretch of genomic DNA from Andreesenia angusta. It encodes these proteins:
- the rlmB gene encoding 23S rRNA (guanosine(2251)-2'-O)-methyltransferase RlmB; the encoded protein is MDRNDLVEGRNPVIEALKSEERSVEKLFVSKGENKGSVNKILGMAKDKKIQIEHVDRSKLDEMTEGKSHQGVVALVSPYKYKELEDIFETASERGEDPFILILDGIEDVHNFGAIVRTAECAGVHGVIIPKRRSASVNSTVLKTSAGAVEYMNIVKVTNLAATIDELKSRGVWIYGADMDGEYYYDMNLKGPIALVVGSEGKGMSRLTKEKCDALVKIPMSGKISSLNASVASSIVIYEVVKQRRG